One window of Ailuropoda melanoleuca isolate Jingjing chromosome 3, ASM200744v2, whole genome shotgun sequence genomic DNA carries:
- the SMIM15 gene encoding small integral membrane protein 15 isoform X2, with amino-acid sequence MFDIKAWAEYVVEWAAKDPYGFLTTVILALTPLFLASAVLSWKLAKMIEAREKEQKKKQKRQENIAKAKRLKKD; translated from the coding sequence ATGTTTGATATAAAGGCTTGGGCCGAGTATGTTGTGGAATGGGCTGCAAAGGACCCATATGGCTTCCTTACAACAGTTATCCTGGCCCTTACTCCATTGTTTCTAGCAAGCGCAGTACTGTCTTGGAAATTGGCCAAGATGATTGAGGCCagggaaaaggagcaaaagaagaaacaaaaacgccaagaaaatattgcaaaagcTAAACGACTAAAAAAGgactga
- the SMIM15 gene encoding small integral membrane protein 15 isoform X1 produces MALQTSPIGALHQRSGSSRAGGPVSWLTSGAKAEPAGFRTGSWRPESTRASTLSPSSRQEARVSGSPPEASWGAASHPARPHLQFPGKPGAALPRHPRPRESWKSRSRDRNSNGAAGNWPLDFLRPTRGRGWPVGGTRKPRLPPSCFRPGEFKPSLPSVW; encoded by the exons ATGGCGCTACAGACCTCACCCATCGGGGCCCTCCATCAACGGTCTGGCtccagcagggcaggggggccTGTCTCCTGGCTGACATCGGGGGCAAAGGCAGAGCCTGCAGGGTTCCGGACCGGCTCCTGGAGGCCTGAGTCCACCCGCGCCTCCACGCTCTCCCCTTCATCCCGTCAGGAGGCGCGGGTCTCGGGCTCCCCGCCAGAGGCCAGCTGGGGTGCCGCCTCTCACCCGGCGCGGCCTCACCTGCAGTTCCCCGGGAAGCCGGGCGCCGCCCTCCCCCGCCATCCCCGCCCCCGCGAGTCCTGGAAGTCGAGGTCCCGGGACCGAAACAGCAATGGCGCAGCCGGAAACTGGCCCCTCGACTTCCTCAGGCCCACTCGGGGCCGGGGCTGGCCTGTGGGCGGGACGCGAAAGCCGCGGCTTCCGCCTTCCTGCTTCCGGCCTGGAG AATTTAAACCTTCTCTCCCAAGTGTATGGTAG